Below is a genomic region from Sphingomonas sp. KR3-1.
TCCGGCCCGAAGAAGGGCTTCATGCTGTCCGTCGCACATGCGGCAAGCAAGGGGCTCGAGCGGCCTTTCCCGTTCCGCGACAGGATGCACGAGCTCCTTCCCTGGATTGAGGACCCACAAAGTGAACTGACTCGGCGGGCTGGCATCTGCCGGGTGGCGCTCCGCTCCAATCCTGACACCGATCTCCAAAACCAGTCGACGCGGTCGGGCAACCAGCCACCATTCGAACCCGCAGAGGACTGACCATGACAGCAATCCGATAGTCGACACCTTCATCAACGGATGCCGTTTCCGGGGCAGTGCATGCTCCCACCGCCTGTCGCCGTCGAGGTCATCGAACGAAGGTCTGCTCTCAACACTTGTTGACCTTAAAGCGGTCAGTCCCCAAGCGGCCCAAATCCGGTCGTTTACGAACGACAGGTGCAGTGTCCGCTATTGGGGCGAAAGACGACGGGCCGCTTAATGAGCCGACGTCCTAGTGCCGATCGGGCGGCCGGACTCCGTGCGCCACGGCACCGCCTGACACGCCCGGGTAGCGCGCGGCAGTGGCGGGGAGGTCGGCGGGTTCGCCGGTGAGCGGGCCGGCGAGGAAGGATGGGCTAGCGCAGATGCGGCAGGCGCCACTCGCCGAGCAGCGCGGCGGTGCGCAAGGCGAAGATGGCGATGCCGGCGACCGCGCCGGCCAGGTCCGGGCGGACGGCGAAGCGGCGCACCAGCACAAGGAACAGGGTCGCCCCCGCCACCGCCACGGTCGCGTAGAAATCCTCGTGCAGGACGGCCGGCACGCGCGCGATCAGCACGTCGCGCAGGATGCCGCCGCCACAGCCATTGACCGTGGCGATGATCACGACCGACGCGCCGTTCAGCCTGTAGTCGAGGCTCTTGCGGGCGCCGGCGACCGCGGCGAGCGCCAGGCCGATCCCCTCGAAGATGTCGACTGCGACGGGCGGGGTATAGGTGCCGATGCCGCCGGTCAGCACCGAGGCGACGATCACGCCCGAGGTCGCCGCCAGCGCGAGCGCCGCATAGCGCCAGTCGCGGAACGGCGCCGGGGGATGCTCGCCGAGCAGCAGGTCGCGGATCACCGCCCCGCCGACCGAGCCGACGAACGACAGCACGAGGATACCGAACAGGTCGAAATCGGCGTGGACCGCGGTCAGCGCGCACTCGGCGGCAAGGATGAAGGTCGCGGCGAGATCGACGCCGTCGAGCAC
It encodes:
- a CDS encoding TRIC cation channel family protein — its product is MRLDDLATSRIRDRVLDGVDLAATFILAAECALTAVHADFDLFGILVLSFVGSVGGAVIRDLLLGEHPPAPFRDWRYAALALAATSGVIVASVLTGGIGTYTPPVAVDIFEGIGLALAAVAGARKSLDYRLNGASVVIIATVNGCGGGILRDVLIARVPAVLHEDFYATVAVAGATLFLVLVRRFAVRPDLAGAVAGIAIFALRTAALLGEWRLPHLR